From one Anaeromyxobacter diazotrophicus genomic stretch:
- a CDS encoding murein hydrolase activator EnvC family protein yields MTGAALALLALALGADPRARLEELRAHKAAEESAARALAAQEGSLLSALDAAEQGWLAAAAAAAEAEAERAAAELRLARARAEEAAAQTRLAGLQEELGPRLRARARQGQLGELRLLASAPSLADLVKRRYLWAEVTRHDLALLGEAQRALEARERARRGREEEAARVASLARRSAARRDEAAARREEHRTLLGAVRSARTLHERAAGEAAGQEVKLAEFVAALPPLGAGAPLHTGFPQLRGRLPRPAAGPVEAGFGRVVDPRWGTVTVQNGVDIRAAPGAEVRAVAPGRVAHAGWFKGYGNLVIVDHGEGYHTLVAHLASMSTAMGETVEAGTLLGTVGDTGSMKGPYLYFEIRERGRPVDPAAWLRP; encoded by the coding sequence GTGACCGGGGCCGCGCTGGCGCTCCTCGCGCTCGCCCTCGGCGCCGACCCGCGGGCGCGCCTCGAGGAGCTGCGCGCGCACAAGGCGGCGGAGGAGTCGGCGGCGCGCGCGCTGGCCGCGCAGGAGGGCTCCCTGCTGTCCGCGCTCGACGCGGCCGAGCAGGGCTGGCTGGCGGCGGCCGCCGCCGCGGCCGAGGCCGAGGCCGAGCGCGCCGCCGCCGAGCTGCGGCTCGCCCGCGCCCGCGCCGAGGAGGCCGCGGCCCAGACCCGCCTGGCGGGGCTGCAGGAGGAGCTCGGGCCGCGGCTCCGCGCGCGCGCGCGCCAGGGCCAGCTCGGCGAGCTCCGCCTGCTCGCCAGCGCCCCTTCGCTGGCGGACCTCGTGAAGCGCCGGTACCTGTGGGCGGAGGTGACGCGCCACGACCTCGCGCTCCTGGGCGAGGCGCAGCGCGCGCTCGAGGCGCGCGAGCGGGCGCGGCGCGGCCGCGAGGAGGAGGCGGCGCGGGTGGCCTCGCTGGCGCGGCGGTCCGCCGCGCGGCGCGACGAGGCGGCGGCGCGGCGCGAGGAGCACCGCACCCTGCTCGGCGCCGTCCGCAGCGCGCGCACCCTCCACGAGCGCGCCGCCGGCGAGGCGGCCGGCCAGGAGGTGAAGCTGGCCGAGTTCGTGGCCGCCCTCCCGCCGCTCGGCGCCGGCGCGCCCCTCCACACCGGGTTCCCGCAGCTGCGCGGCCGGCTGCCGCGCCCGGCCGCCGGGCCGGTCGAGGCCGGCTTCGGGCGGGTGGTCGATCCACGCTGGGGCACGGTGACGGTCCAGAACGGGGTGGACATCCGCGCCGCCCCGGGCGCCGAGGTGCGCGCGGTGGCGCCGGGGCGGGTCGCGCACGCCGGCTGGTTCAAGGGCTACGGCAACCTCGTCATCGTGGACCACGGCGAGGGGTACCACACGCTCGTCGCGCACCTCGCCTCGATGAGCACCGCCATGGGCGAGACGGTCGAGGCGGGGACGCTGCTCGGGACCGTGGGCGACACCGGGTCGATGAAGGGGCCCTACCTCTACTTCGAGATCCGCGAGCGCGGCCGGCCGGTCGATCCGGCCGCCTGGCTGCGGCCGTGA
- a CDS encoding cell division protein FtsX: MTRLLRRPGYFLARALEAMARGPRVALVATLTLFVALFVTGLFAAALRGGERLLAAWAGEVRISVYLEPTADLERARERVAAAAAGRQVEAVSSPEALRRFRAALGPQGGLLDGVKPDLLPPSIEVSAPGIRLAEARALAARLAAVPGAREVDYGNAWLEQLERLLSRLRWAGAALFAALAAGAAVLVSNTLRLGVFARRDEIEIMKLVGATDVFVEAPFLIEGLLQGALGGLLAAGGLLAVAAAAVPALAGATGLPLARADLVPSALLAAQIGGGAALGLLSSALAVGRELRRR, encoded by the coding sequence CGTGGCGCTGGTCGCCACGCTCACGCTCTTCGTGGCCCTCTTCGTCACCGGCCTCTTCGCCGCGGCGCTCCGCGGGGGGGAGCGGCTGCTCGCGGCCTGGGCCGGCGAGGTGCGCATCTCGGTCTACCTCGAGCCCACCGCCGACCTCGAGCGCGCGCGCGAGCGGGTCGCCGCCGCCGCGGCCGGGCGCCAGGTGGAGGCGGTGAGCTCGCCCGAGGCGCTGCGCCGCTTCCGCGCGGCGCTGGGGCCCCAGGGCGGCCTGCTCGACGGCGTGAAGCCGGACCTCCTGCCGCCCTCGATCGAGGTGAGCGCCCCCGGCATCCGCCTGGCCGAGGCGCGCGCGCTGGCGGCGCGGCTGGCGGCGGTCCCGGGCGCGCGCGAGGTGGACTACGGCAACGCCTGGCTGGAGCAGCTGGAGCGGCTCCTCTCGCGGCTGCGCTGGGCGGGCGCCGCGCTGTTCGCCGCGCTCGCCGCCGGCGCGGCGGTGCTGGTGTCGAACACGCTCCGCCTGGGCGTGTTCGCCCGCCGCGACGAGATCGAGATCATGAAGCTCGTCGGTGCCACCGACGTGTTCGTGGAGGCGCCGTTCCTGATCGAGGGGCTGCTGCAGGGCGCGCTGGGCGGCCTGCTCGCGGCCGGGGGGCTGCTGGCGGTGGCGGCGGCGGCCGTCCCGGCGCTGGCCGGCGCCACCGGCCTGCCGCTCGCGCGCGCCGACCTCGTGCCCAGCGCGCTCCTCGCCGCGCAGATCGGCGGCGGCGCGGCGCTGGGCCTCCTGTCGAGCGCCCTCGCGGTGGGGCGCGAGCTCCGGCGGAGGTGA